A genomic region of Runella rosea contains the following coding sequences:
- a CDS encoding phosphotransferase has protein sequence MNPFPVYDSRLSASHLGTFLQTRYSLNDSIQCHILKTGINHSYLLNDGAKKLIFRLYSYNWRTKNEIEEEIRLLKLLNENGVPVSYPIADAKGSFIQEIMAPEGLRFGVLFSFAEGEKIRSFTTDMSYNIGVAMARFHQVTQNLALERVTYNVETLLISPLQRAQTFFAASSETMTFLETSTYKLIEKIKEVNMKEVRTGAVHLDIWFDNMHVTPNEEVTFFDFDFCGNGWQALDLAYFNVQLFNTEFDADEYQRKLQRFLEGYETIVKISDEEKRLIPYLAVSLWFFYLGIQCQRFDDWGNLFISEDYFKRFIGLIQKWCTKHELFA, from the coding sequence ATGAACCCTTTTCCCGTGTATGATTCGAGGCTGTCGGCTTCGCATTTAGGTACTTTTTTGCAGACCCGCTACTCACTCAATGACTCCATCCAATGCCATATTCTGAAAACGGGTATCAATCACTCGTACCTTTTGAATGACGGAGCTAAAAAACTGATTTTCAGGCTTTACAGCTACAATTGGCGTACAAAAAACGAGATTGAAGAAGAAATCCGTTTGCTCAAGTTATTGAATGAAAACGGCGTGCCTGTCTCCTACCCCATCGCCGATGCAAAGGGCAGTTTTATTCAGGAAATAATGGCACCTGAAGGTCTGCGGTTTGGGGTCTTGTTCTCGTTTGCCGAAGGCGAAAAAATACGAAGCTTTACCACCGACATGAGTTATAATATTGGGGTCGCGATGGCTCGTTTTCACCAAGTTACGCAAAATTTAGCGTTGGAACGAGTTACTTATAACGTCGAAACGTTGCTCATTTCGCCCCTCCAACGCGCCCAAACGTTTTTTGCCGCTAGTTCTGAAACCATGACTTTTTTGGAAACATCCACTTACAAATTGATAGAAAAAATCAAGGAAGTCAATATGAAGGAAGTCCGAACAGGCGCGGTTCATCTGGACATTTGGTTCGACAATATGCACGTTACACCCAACGAAGAGGTTACCTTTTTTGACTTTGATTTTTGCGGCAACGGTTGGCAAGCCCTTGATTTGGCGTATTTCAATGTGCAATTGTTCAATACTGAATTTGATGCCGACGAATACCAACGCAAACTCCAACGGTTTTTGGAAGGCTACGAAACCATTGTGAAGATTTCTGACGAAGAAAAACGCCTGATTCCCTACTTGGCGGTGAGCCTCTGGTTTTTCTATTTAGGCATTCAGTGCCAACGGTTTGATGATTGGGGCAATTTGTTTATTAGTGAAGATTATTTCAAACGTTTTATCGGACTGATTCAAAAATGGTGTACGAAACATGAGTTGTTTGCGTAG